The genomic window TTACAGGGAAGAGTGGCCCGAACTTAGAACACTCTCGGGAAAGCCGAGCATGCCAGTACCTTCCAGAACGTCCACAGGGACGTCCTGCACAAACTGCTCCCACCATCGCCGGTACATGGGTTTGGAGGTCCATTCCTGTATTTCAAATTTGCACAAGCGGCCGGCGAGGTACATCACGGCCACTGCTATGATCTCCGGCTCCCACTGCAGTGACAGGGTCGTGCAGAGACTAGTGCAAcgagaaaaaaggggggggtgacTTGGAGCAAAGCTGTTACCCAATGCGTGGGGGTCAGATGCCACGTCTAAGCGTCAGTTTGCTTATTATTCCCTAAATAACCAAATAAAgagttagaaataaaagaagcttTAAGTCTTCCAAAGGCACCAAaataagtttactttttaaaaataattaaaaaaaattttttttttaaatttttgagagacagagagagtatgagcaggggagggtcagagagagagggagacacagaatctgaagcaggctccaggctctgagctgtcagcacagagcccgatgcggggcttgaacccacgaacatgagatcatgacctgagccgaagtcggacgcttaaccgacagagccacccaggcaccccaaaataagtttaatttaaatagttaCTAATTCATTCTTTAGTTCTCCAGAATCAGAATTCCAGCACATTCAAAAACTGGTTATGTCATgagacagaaataaacacagcCTATGTTCCTCAAACTGCTGAGATCTGAGTCACTGTCCCATGTTGTCAAGTGACAGCGGCTCCACACACAGGCCTCTGTCCCCACGCTGCACGTCATCAGGTCCTGGGTTCTAAGAGGGCGAGGCTCGAAGACCATGACCAGGAAGTATGTTTGTGCAGAGCCAAGTGGGGTCTAAGTATCTAGCTGTCAGAAGCCTGCAGTGTGTCGTTCTGGACTGTGTCTCAAGCTGGGGCTGACACGCAGTGCCCTCTACTGAGCCCCGGCAGGGCGTCCCTCTGCGGGAGGCAGACTTCTGGCCGTCGGCCCCAGCTCTGCCGTCAGCTGGCTCTGGAGCTGGGTGAGTCGGAGTCCGAGAGACAAAATGAGTCTAGATTAAATGACCCATAACGtccctgcctatttttaaaactacgTTTAGACCCACACCTGAACGCACGCACCTGTCATTCACAAACGTCCATGCCATCTGCACCAGCTTCTGAATTTTGTTCTTATCACCTAGAAGTGGAAGAAAGAGGTAGATCAGAAGTGACGACAGTAATAAGAGTGCAAAAAAGCATTTCCTTCAAGCGCACACTGTGTGCTCCGCACCACCCAGCACACAGCCAAGAGCTGCGGCCCGGGCCCGGAGGCTAACCAGCGCCTCGGAGTCCGCCTCTGCGCTCTTCCCACCAGGCAGCCCCCGATCCCGGGGAGCCTGCTCCAAGGCCGATtctattaggggcgcctgggtggctcagtcatttgagcgcccgactctttgattttggctcaggtcctggtcttagggtcatgggatccGGCCCCGCGATGGGCTCCACGCGGAGCATGGAACCTGCGTAgataccctccctccctccctccctccgcctcctCTTCCCAGCTCGCACGCATGTGCTCTCTAaacaattaaacataaaaataaaaaaatcagactcATTTTCCCACCTATCACTTGGCAACTGGAGAGGAGAACCTGTCTACACCCGACAGGAGTGGTGCTCACAGCCGCAGTACTGGCCATCTGGGCACGTTACGTGCTGGGCATGCCCACGCCCTGAACTCTTTCTTCCGTTTCCCTCTTTTGAGAAGCATAATCCGAACGCCACCGAATCATCACAAAGACTTGAGTTCCAAGAAAAGGTCTTTAAAATAATGCCGCCCCCTTACCTTTGAGTTGCTTTGCATACTTGAGGAGGAACTGGTACGGATGCTCAACCTGTAAATCAAACTTTATGGTCTGGAGTAGGATTCTCTCCAGGACCATCACTTCTTCctgaaagtaaaataacaaatgttgggaCAGTGATTTCAGCCCCATGAGACGGGGCTTTCCCATTTACTCCCCTCCggctctcttcctccttcctctgccccctagGCCTTCCCTTGCTCAGAGACAAGGAGGAACTCTGAAAAGAGTTCTGAAAAGGGGGAAGATGAAACAatccaattgattttttttaagaaatagtggaaacaaaatacacattcttagAAAtgtaagtaggctctacacccagtgtgggggctcaaacttacaaccccaatatcaagagCTCCCCTGACCGAGCCCAGCACCCCAGGAATGTCATTTCTCTGATACATGAGCCACCCCTGTACAAAACAGACCAGTTTTACTTTATAGATCATTTAACGGTAGTTTCTTTCCAGACCTCCATCAAAAACACCACAATCCTTCAGGAATGTCCACTGAAAACTTCCAACAAAGAAGCGTTGATGATGGTGGCAGATTCAAACCCTGTACCTGCTCGACAGGCGCATCCCTATGAAGCCTGCGTGTCACCTGTCACCTACCTGAAATACACGGTCCCAACGTCCTCTGCGGCACGAACCCTCATTTCCTGTCACTAAACCACCttctgacccccccaccccccatcatcTTTCCTGTTCGTTGATCTGATTGTCGACTTCTGTCCCAGAGTCAAAGGGGCGAACAGTCGGGAGAGTTCAATCATGACCCCTCGTTTTCTGGTTTCTGTACGGCTCCCCCCgacccagtttttgtttttaagtgtaatttccattttattttttccccaggacAGGTTTTCCTCAGTCTTACGGACTCTGCTCCTGCTGTGGGCCTCCGGTGGAGGCGGAGGGGCAGCCCCTGCGGGTGCCAGTGGGGTGCTGGGCCCCGAGAACGCAGCCTGGCCGGCCGTGAGCGGCACACCTCACGCACGACAGCGGCTTCACGTACGGCACGGGAGGCCCGCAGGCACCGAAATCACTCGCTTTGGGAAAATGTCCCTGATGGGGTGCCTCCATTGTGAACCCCGTGACGGCCTTGTCCTTGGACTCTCAAAGGGCACGGCAGGTGCAGCGAGTGGGCTGCGTGTGGCCGTGGTGCTTTCCGGCACATCGTTCCTCCTGCTGTTGGTCATCCTGGAAGCACTGACCCGCGGGAGGCCCCCATGCCTCATTTGAGAGTCCTCTTACTTAGTGCCAGTCCAGAGGAAAAGGAAGCTATTGACATTCCGACTGGGGACTCACGGAGTCACGGGACAATTTAGAGAAAATGGAGACTTCCTAACCACACGGACTCTTCCTATCAGACATGTGTTTATCCACTGAAGCCTGCTCATTCCCCTCAGCAGTCTTCAGGTCCTTCCCGCACCCCCACGGGCTCCACAGGTCTCACAGGCCTGAGCCTGGACATCTTGTTTTACCGCTGCTGTCATACACGGGCTCTCCCTTTCGCTGTGCTCCCCAGCCAGTCAACGCCCACAACCaggcaatttttttaataagttttttttaatgtttacttttgagagagagaatgaatgaatgaatgaatgagcgagcggggaggggcagagtgagaaggggagagaaaatcccaagcaggctctgcactgacagcctgatgcagggcgagaactcacacaccatgagatgatgacctgggccgaagccggacgcttcaccaCCAAGACACCTGGGCGCCCCCAGAGACAGGCGCTTCCTTGCACCACACTTAGGGCACTCTGTGCCGGGAGAGCCACTGGGGGGCACAAGGGGGGGCCTGCTAGAGGGCTCAGATCCCACCACTGACAGGCGCACCAGCCCCTCAGCCCCAGAAAGagaagacgggggggggggggcttttgcACTGAGGTTATGGCCTCACCCCACACACCGGACCATCGTCTCACCAATGGTTATTCCACACGCAGGGCGGGCCTGTGGGCCGTCCACCCTAGCGCTACAAGCATTCCCTCAGGAAAGCCTTCTACAAACTCAGGAACCTTCCCCCAACAGGAGACAGCCTGCCGATGCTCGTGTGGTTTTGCCTGGTTTTGTTAGCACCGGCTTCCCAGAACTTTCCCGTCTCCCAAACTTAGAAGCAGTCCCTTGCCAAGTGCACCTCCAGGGTTTGAGGCCGTGGCCCCCTGGGTGTTACGGAAGAGCCTGCGGCCTGGCCTCCTTGGTGTTTCAGGTATTCAAGTGCGGGGTAATTACAGGTCTGCGTGCAGACATCAGCCCTCAGGGAACCTCCCTTCAGCCCCGTGACACACTTGTCTGGGGAACGTGTCTGGGTTTCCAGGCTGGAGGCCCTCGTTGTGCCTTTAAGTAACCTTTTTATGGTATTCTTCGCAGCTCATAACCAGTCGGCCCTAGGGTCATTTCATTAAAATCTATGCCAACTCAGCTACAAGATCCACAAGAACAGCAAAGGCCACGTCTACTTGGCCACCTGTTTCAGGCCTAGTGACAACAGCAGCGGCTGGAATGAGGATTTGTTGAACACAGGAGAAACTAACACACTGGGGGAACCCAGACAGCTGAGGCCAAGCTCACTAAGGAAGAAAAGTCCCACATGGCTCGCGGTCTTGTTTTACCGCCTGTTacgtcacccccccccccattaactgccctgctctcctctctggggGAGAGACGTGCCCACAATGTCTTCCCCGCCCTCAGATGCGGCGCTTCCCTCTGGCTCCCCCAGCCGCAGCCCAGCCCTGGGAAGGCCGCACGTGACAGGAAGGAGGGCAGGCTTCAAAGCCGCCCTGCCTACTCGCCCCAGGCCCGCCCGGCCTGAAAAGCCTGGGTGAGGGGACCCTCCCGCTTCCCCTCTCCTGGGGCACCACCTGCGGGACGCGCACCCCACTGTGCCTGTCGGGCCTTGGTTTCCTGAGCTGGAGGCAGAGCAGGCAGACGCTGAGGGTAAAAGGGGACGTCCCCTAAGGGACCGAGGATGACACACACCGAGGGGCTGCCGCCTCCTCGGAGAGGCTCAGCCACCCGCAGGTGTCTGGGGGGGGACGCCACAGCTGCCCGACTACATTTTGCTCGTCGTCAGTAAGAGTTCCTAACAGACGCACATTTTCATAACCAGGGAAGAGGTTAATAAGCCACTTCAAGGGGCGGTTACCCATACTGACAGTACTTACAAACTGCTAGTATGAATCCCAACTACAACGTACGCAAAGGCATCCTGGGCCTCTGCTAACTCctcaaagcaggaaggaaaacgAACACATTTTACAAACACACAGAGGGGACCTGTGTTGTGCGGGCAACACCAGCCAGCGACGAAGGGCCAGACCGAGCGGTGCCACACGCGTCCTGGTTCGCCCAGCTTTACTGCACGCTGAGTCTGTCATGGACCCGACAGGTATCTGCCGAGTACCCGCTCTGTCCACTGTACCAGGCACCTGGCACACAGATGACATGGTCTCTGCTGTCACAGCTCTTACAGtcgaggagagttcttttgtgtGATTATCTGATTAAAATCCAACCacctctgggcacctgggtggctcagctggttaagcgcccaactcaacctcggctcaggtcacgaactcacggTTCACAGAGATGGCGCCCGcgtcggactccgtgctgacagtgcagggccttcttgggctttcccttcccctctctgcccctcccccgattaAGCGCACGCACTCtcacgtgctcgctcgctctctcgctccctcgctctcaaaataaacaaacttcaaacaACCAATCACAGTGACAACAGGTGGCAGCAGTTCAGACACGCGGAGCCTGACAGGAGTCCGGAGGGGAGGAAAGCCACTCCGGGGCTCCGAGCGCGGTCTTTTGAGAACAGGAGAAACACGCTAAAGGCACCTCTGGGACTATTTCACTGCCGTTCCTGACAGTGGCAGGGActgtggggaggggccaggatgGATGGCACATCCAACAGCAGACTCTGGGTGTCTGAAAACAGCTGCCAGTGTTAACACTTTCCAACATTCTCCGGAAGCCCAAAGACACGCAGCATGAGCAGACACGGGCACACGTCCGTCCACCatgcctgctctctgcctcttcaggaGCTGGCTGGAGATGCCGTCCTCCCGTCGCggccgggctgggggtggggtgggggcggctggACCGCGCCCGGGTCTGGGAGCGCTCCTGGGAGCAAGCCGGTTTCCGCTCACGTCCAGTGGCCGCTGCCGCTCAGTGCTCAGAACGAGGCGTGTGGCCGGCAGGTGCTCCCGGCCTGCGGGCCGCATCATCCTCCCTCCTCTCCGGCAGGGGCGAGGGCTAGTGCCTTCCGCACAGGGCCCTCTCGGGTCTCGGGTCTGGGGAAGGGGCGCGCACTGGAAGCTACAGGGGCCGCACGAGGaacctcccctcaccccaacGCTACTGTGAGGAATCAAGGTTTGAAGGCAGGAAGTGAAGATTCTTACCTTTGGGTCATCTCCAAACTGGCCAAACTGCACATCGTTTAATAAACTGCGAGCTGTTTTGATgatatctttacattttttggGCGTTTCTTCTACTTTCCCAGCCAGGAAGAGACAACAAGCTCCTGTCACCTGCAGGGGAGATAGGAGCCCTGGAGACACTGTTCACGAAGCGGCAGGAGACACAAGCCAGGGTCTCTGGCCTCCGCCACAACCTGGTCCCCTTATCCTCCTGTCTTCCTTTTACTGGTTCACAAATGCTCTGATGCTCAAAAAGCTTGAAGGAaatttcatatacacacacacaacccactCCCAATTTggcttcttaaattattttaaatggagtttttcaaagaaaatgtcatGTAGACAAAACAGAtgccagaaaggaaaagaatcacaGGAACAAACTTTCTTTCCGTGGCGGCCTCCACGCCGGCGGCTCCCGAGCAGTGCGCTCTGCTGCAGGGCGAGCCCAGGGACAGGCTCGGCCGGGGGATCCATCTGGACCCACGGCCCACAGCTTCTCCTCCAGCCGCCAGGACCCCCTGCAGCCTCCTCACTGCTCGGCCCCACCCCCACGGGACCCCAAGCACGGTAGGCGTCAGACGCCATGCCGGGCACGGAGCTGATTCTGCCACAGGCCCCTTCCTCTGGAACTTTACAAACTAGTGAGGAAGACATGCGTGCAAAACCGGGTAAAACCTGAGCAAGAGGAAGGATCCCCAACATGTTCATTTCCTGGTAAGTCTTCGTCACCTTCCTTGTGAAATCCCTTGGGTCACTTCAATCTACCTACTCAAGTCAGATTTCCCTGGTCTGGCGTTTGAGGCTCCCCATGGGCCGGTCCAGCTTACCTTTCCGCCTCAGGCCCCACCATCCCTTCCTGCCGCTCGGGCCTCCCTGGCCGGGCTGACACAGAACAGCACGCTTCTCAGTGTCCCTCCTCAGCCCGTTTCTGTTGCACTGACCGCTCTGTCCCATCTCAGCACGTCTAAGCCCTGCCTCCAGTCGAGGCTTAACTAAGGGCTGGCAGCTCCTGTGCCGCCTTCCCGGATCGCTCTAGGAAGTCAGTGACCGCGCCCTGACTGCTCCAGGCGGCCCTCCTTGCGTCTCCTGCGGCCTCACGACTGACCCCGTGCTTTGTACACGCCACACCGCCCACCCCGGCTCCACGAGGCAGGCTCCCTGTCTGTCACCTGCAAGTTTAAGGGGTAACTAAGGAATGAGTGATACGGCATAAAGACGTGCTCTTGGTCTTTTTTGGGGTCTTAAGTACTTATAAGCCCAAATTTATCCTGTAAAAGGTAGGAAGGAAGTAAATTCCACACAAATTGTAATATGATTGTGGTCCACACTGGCCTAAGTTAAAGAAGATTGGTTGGAAAAAACAGAAGTTCAAACTTGATTATTTATGGATACCATGTACTACatagaaataaatactttctggaaaacagaatagaaagagacTACAATCAGTCCAGTAAACTGTGCGGAAAGAGTAACATGGGATagagaattataataaaattcaaacacTTACATATCTTGGGAATTGCTTGAAGGAATGAAACATATAGAAGcgatgaaaataaattattccagTTGCCAGGGTATCATAGTGTCTGTTGTTCTGGTTAAGGACTTTACCCAGATTTTTTAGAAGTTATGTTCTTAgttaaatgtggaaaaataaagacaaacagtaacaacaaaatcGGTGTTAAACACTCTGATGGCAAAGCACGGGACCCTGAGGGTTTCTGGATTCTGACACGAGAATTAGAAGCTGAAGTTCCTGCTTCTAACAAGCAGGGCTTCCCCACCCTCTGGGCACACCTGACTGCGACCGCTGGGCATCCTCCTGGAGGCTACTAGTGGCTGGTTTACACGCTTAAAGGACAAACAGGAAATAGAAAACCCCTGAGGAGCCAAGTTAGTagggaaaaatttaaatagaaatatttaagacCCGTTTCAGTACAGAGACAgtgttatatattttgattttagtATCTAATCTAATTCTTGGTGCTGGGGGGGGGCAGCTatctgaaacagattccaagGAGACTCAGGATACAGTCCCAAACGCGTGCCCACGTCGAAGATGAAGCGGGCGCCCTCCCGGCGGTACCGAGCCTCCGTGGCCGGGTCGAGCCCTTCCAGCTGCGAGGGTGTGTGAGCCAAGTCTTTCTTATCCCAGTACCAGCATGGCTTCGTGTGATCCAGGTTTGCTGAGGTTA from Suricata suricatta isolate VVHF042 chromosome 9, meerkat_22Aug2017_6uvM2_HiC, whole genome shotgun sequence includes these protein-coding regions:
- the CCNK gene encoding cyclin-K, yielding MKENKENSSPSVTSANLDHTKPCWYWDKKDLAHTPSQLEGLDPATEARYRREGARFIFDVGTRLGLHYDTLATGIIYFHRFYMFHSFKQFPRYVTGACCLFLAGKVEETPKKCKDIIKTARSLLNDVQFGQFGDDPKEEVMVLERILLQTIKFDLQVEHPYQFLLKYAKQLKGDKNKIQKLVQMAWTFVNDSLCTTLSLQWEPEIIAVAVMYLAGRLCKFEIQEWTSKPMYRRWWEQFVQDVPVDVLEDICHQILDLYSQGKQQMPHHTPHQLQQPPSLQSTPQVPQVPPPQPPPGPDPPQPPPKDXXXXXXPPQPAPQPKKPSPQPSPPRPAKRAVVVSPKEENKAAEPPPPKIPKIETTHPPLPPAHPPPDRKPPISASLGEAEPPGPVDTSDLPKVQIPPPPTYNPNFPPPPPRLPPTHAVPPHPPPGLGLPPASYPPPAVPPGGQPPVPPPIPPPGMPPVGGLGRATWMR